gtcttcttctttgcttttgtgtgctCTACAGCGGCAGTTCATGCAGTCCCAAGCGCAACGTTTGCAGTAGTTGAAGAAATGTTGCTCCGCTTTCTTCAGTGTGCTGTTCAAGTCCAGTGTTCCCTGAAGACTGCGCAAAGGAAAAAGGGTACATTATATTTCATTACAAAGGATATTTGTGGCTGATAATTAGACCTACAATTTATTCGAAACATTTATATGTGGATGGAGTTCTTCATCGCTAAAATTTAAAACTTCtacaataaacattttgttaaacgtgtcaatcaaaactaaACCCATTGGCACAATTTGTCTAGTGAGTGTAAATGCAAACCTGCTGGTGAACTGGATCAGCTGGACTTCATCTTGACATTGCAGCAGAGTGTCTCTGTGGTCCAAAAGGATGGCTGCGCAGATGAACAGCTCAAACGTAAAGTCTGTGTTGACGGCCTGCAGCTCTGGATCACACTCATCTACAgacaaggcaaaaaaaaaggggagagGGAGGGCTGCAACGCTGTGGGAGTGCTCACGGCCGACTTCATTTATGGCcaatcaaatatttcattcgctttatattcaagattcaaggtACCTATCTATAAAAATAGAGCCCAAGCTCTTACCTGTACAATATTTTTGGGCTACCCTTTCCTGGTAACGGGCTCGGTCTACTTGCTGGGTAATGAGCTCCAGGTGATCACAGCTCAGGAGCTCGAACAAGCGTAATGCATCGCTGTATTCGAATTCTCTCTGGAAGCCTAGCAGCAGCCATCTTGTGTGCCCCCcgacatgcacacaaacacacacacgcaaataaataattgcatATTTGACTGTGGCTCATAATAAGAGTTACAAGTGAACATATAAATTTAAATATTACCTGTGACAAAAAGTGAAGCTCTCCATGCTGTCTGTGACCAAGTGGACGTGAAGTTGAGGGTCCAATTCCTTTAACAGGGCCGCCTCCAACTCTAAATGACATTTAGTCAATATTTAACTTCTGTTTCCTAACGTGAAACGAACATGTACCTGTAACAGTCAACCCCACCTATTTTTCTGTGCAGGCCATCCTCTCGAAAATCCTTGGCGAATTTCTCCATGTAGCATGAAAAACTCCAGAAACTGTCAACCTCGCAGTCCATGACCTCCAGGAATCGGCTGCAGAGGTCGTTCATTCCTTGGGCGTAACTCACCTCTGCATGAGAAAAAGTTGTAATTGGAGGTGAGCCCGTGCTAAAGAACATGAAGTAAGTTCTTTATTGATTACCTGGATGGAAAGCAGCATAGGTGATTAGGATGTCTCTCAGCACCAGCAGATTCCCCAAACCTTCAcctctaaaaacacacaaaaaaagttacaCAATTCCCAAAGTATCATCGAAGAATAACTACTTAtccaagcaaataaaaaattcaaaatacaaaaaaaacaaagtgctgttgtagagttaactcattcactcccATTGACGGCTATAAACGTCAAATGTCCATTTTAActgggctggcagtgaatgagttaatctaactgtcaaattaaaaaaaaaaaaaaaatctgatccATACTGGTAGTAGCTCAGGTCTCTGTTGGTTCTTGGGACATCTTTGTTAATAATCCGAATGGCTTCCTGAAGTTCTTCCTGGTCAAACGAAACACGCTCAAACAATATCTGAAAAAgaaccaatttattttattttttttaaatttcaagacaaaaacaacaatcccATCACTTGTCCTCAGCAAACAAACCTGCGCCTGAAGCTCCAAAAACGTCACCCTGTCTCGAACCTCGTCGTTCAAGTCATCAACCTGTTGCTGAACCAGTGCTTGCCTCTGGTTAAAATATCCAACCGCCGCCACCAGCTCAGCTGTCAATCACATTCGATAGACAATCGTAATTACCGTCAAGACTTGctcctttttttggggggtgatTACCATCAGTGCCGTTGAGGTGAATCTGTACAGCAGAGGGGAGGAAGTTCTGCCACTTTGTCTTCATAACCTGGTAACGCACAGCCAGCTGCTCCTGAAGCAGAGGACGCTCTAAAGCAGTCGAGCCGCACGGGTACATCCCGAACAGGAAGCGCCACGCCAGGCCGCGCTCACTCGGAGATACGCCACCTAGAAATGGAATGAAATTGTCCCCGTGGTTAATGCTGAACATGGATTAAGATTTTCGTGGGAATTATAAGGAAAATGAATACTGTTGATATACCCaactttaaatacatttaaaaaaatatccccAAAATTGCACAGGTCACAGGAATCAATGATGTGGGACATAAGGGCAGATGTAGTGAACTTTGCTCTGCTGCTGGAGGATTTGAGACGCTCTGTTACGCAATTTTTTGCACTGCTGATCTTTTAatctttttctttgaattCCTACATCCATGTTTCTTATTGTTCCAACGCATACaggaatatatttttatattcccTCTTGCCATGATGATGGCTTACTTGAAGTATATTCACGTTACAACGTCAGctctaaaatattaatttaattgcAGCCTCATTTGTTGGCTTCACACACTTCACTGAACATCTTTGTTCAAGCCTCATgtgattattcttttttttttctttcttccaaaGGCTTGCCTTCTTTTCAAATTCCATTTGACTTTCATAACAACGCTTGCTTGAGTTGCTGTTTGACTGTGCACTTGCATGTTTGATGATTTCCTGGACAATGAGGGCAAAGCATCACTTGACTGCCTCTAGCAAAAAGCATTTCAACCTCTGTGCATGAGACCATAAGCAACTCTCTGTTTCGGTATCCACAaggcttgtgtgtttgtttgttttttagctagtttttttctcaattatttatttatctattattAAGGGTCATAGACTTGTTCAAATTCATTCAGCGGcactaataaaaatattacgATTAAATTTAttgaaagttgttttgtttat
This DNA window, taken from Syngnathus acus chromosome 16, fSynAcu1.2, whole genome shotgun sequence, encodes the following:
- the si:dkey-238d18.4 gene encoding TBC1 domain family member 15 isoform X2, which produces MELVTPAEEDSQAGRQEPRIRSRRRLAGVSSPGLAAARLTLPGVMDAEGRVDESRLRMHIFKNGGVSPSERGLAWRFLFGMYPCGSTALERPLLQEQLAVRYQVMKTKWQNFLPSAVQIHLNGTDAELVAAVGYFNQRQALVQQQVDDLNDEVRDRVTFLELQAQEELQEAIRIINKDVPRTNRDLSYYQGEGLGNLLVLRDILITYAAFHPEVSYAQGMNDLCSRFLEVMDCEVDSFWSFSCYMEKFAKDFREDGLHRKIELEAALLKELDPQLHVHLVTDSMESFTFCHRWLLLGFQREFEYSDALRLFELLSCDHLELITQQVDRARYQERVAQKYCTDECDPELQAVNTDFTFELFICAAILLDHRDTLLQCQDEVQLIQFTSSLQGTLDLNSTLKKAEQHFFNYCKRCAWDCMNCRCRAHKSKEEDFLYQLRSLFVLR
- the si:dkey-238d18.4 gene encoding TBC1 domain family member 15 isoform X1; translation: MELVTPAEEDSQAGRQEPRIRSRRRLAGVSSPGLAAARLTLPGVMDAEGRVDESRLRMHIFKNGGVSPSERGLAWRFLFGMYPCGSTALERPLLQEQLAVRYQVMKTKWQNFLPSAVQIHLNGTDAELVAAVGYFNQRQALVQQQVDDLNDEVRDRVTFLELQAQILFERVSFDQEELQEAIRIINKDVPRTNRDLSYYQGEGLGNLLVLRDILITYAAFHPEVSYAQGMNDLCSRFLEVMDCEVDSFWSFSCYMEKFAKDFREDGLHRKIELEAALLKELDPQLHVHLVTDSMESFTFCHRWLLLGFQREFEYSDALRLFELLSCDHLELITQQVDRARYQERVAQKYCTDECDPELQAVNTDFTFELFICAAILLDHRDTLLQCQDEVQLIQFTSSLQGTLDLNSTLKKAEQHFFNYCKRCAWDCMNCRCRAHKSKEEDFLYQLRSLFVLR